In the Chromobacterium sp. ATCC 53434 genome, CGGTCAGCGTGTCGTACAGCGCGGTGGCGCCTGGCGGCTTGTTCAATTACTGGGCGACTTCGCCGACCAATGCCGGCTATGTGCCGTACTCGCCCGGGGTGATGTATGTGCAGCGGGGCTGGGGCTATAGCGGATCGCAATCGTATAGCGCGGCCAAGAGCAATGTGGCGATGACCAGCCTAGGCTCGACGCCGTCCAGCTCGGCGATCACCACCTCTTACAACACCTTCTCGCCGTATCTGCAGCCGGAAACCAATTCCGCCAGCACGACGGAGATCAAGTCGTCGGCCGGGCAGTCGCCGATCTACGCGCTGTTGAAGACGGCGCAGACCTCGTTCACCAGCAGCTCGTCCAGCAGCGGCTGCACTTCGCAGAAATACGTGGTGTTGGTCACCGACGGCCTGCCGACGCAGGACAAGAGCGGCAATCTGTGGCCGCCGGTCGGTTCCGCCGCCGCCGCCGGCTATGGCGTCACCGCCAGTTTCAACGCCGACGGCTCGCTGAATACCAGCGGCACCAACAGCCAGGCGCTGCTGGACACGATCACGCAGATCCAGACGCTGGCCAGCAGCGGCATCAAGACCTATGTGATCGGCCTGGGCGCCGGGGTGGCGCCGGCGGAGAATCCGACCGCCGCCAAGGCGCTGACGGCGATGGCGGTGGCCGGTGGCACCGGCAGCTATTACCCGGCGGTGAACGCGGGCGCGTTCAGCACCGCGCTCGGCGCCATCTTGGTGCAAATCCAGAAGGGCAGCTACGACCAGGCCTCGGTGGCGCTGAACAGCGCCACGCTCAGCACCGGCTCGCAGGCCTTTCTGGCCAGCTTCAATCCCAGCGACACGCCGAACAGCGACTGGACCGGCAATCTGTCGGCCTATTCACTGGGTTCTAGCGGTTCGCTGAATGTCGGCACCAGCGCCTTGTGGCAGGCCCAGACCCAGGTCGACACCTTCTCCAGCGGCAGCGCCTGGCAGAACAGCCGGCTGATCGCCACCTGGGACGGCGTCAACAAGAAGGGCGTGCCGTTCGAGTGGCCGGCCTCGGTGACGGCCAGCGGCATCAACAGCGTGCAGCAGGCCCAGTTGCAGCCGACCGATCTGAAGGGCAGCCTGCGGCTGAACTACCTGCGCGGAGACAAATCGCAGGAGGTGCAGAACGGCGGCGGCTTCCGCAACCGCAGTCATCTGCTCGGCGACATCATAGACAGCTCGCCGATCTACGTCGCCAAGCCCAACGGGCCGTATGTCGACAGCAGCTACCAGACCTTCATCAACAACAACGCCAGCCGCACGCCGATCCTGTACGTCGGCGCCAACGACGGCATGCTGCACGCGTTCAACGCCACCACCGGCAACGAACAGTTCGCCTTCGTGCCCAACGGCGTGTTCTCCAATCTGTATCAATTGACCGCGACGAGCTACAACAACAACCACATGTATTTCGTCGACGGCACGCCGCAGGTCGGCGACGTGATGTTCAGCGACAATAGCTGGCATACCATCGTCACCGGCGGCCTCGGCGGCGGCGGCCAGACGGTTTACGGGCTGGACGTCACCACGCCGTCCAACCTGACCACCGAGGCGGCGGTGGCCAGCTCCGTGCTGTGGGAGTTCAGCGACAGCGGCATGGGCTATAGCTACGGCCGGCCGACCATCGCCCGCATCAACGCCTCGCCCGGCTTCGCGGTGTTTTTCGGCAACGGCTACGCCAGCAGCCTCAATCACGCTATCTTCTACGCGGTGAATCCGCAGACCGGCGCCACGCTGGCCAAGATAGACCTGTGCACGGTGGTCGCCAGCGCCTGCAGCAGCAGCGCGCCGCAGGGTCTGTCCGGCGTGGTGGCGATCAATAGCAGCGGCAACGCCAGCGCGGCGGTCGACACCG is a window encoding:
- a CDS encoding pilus assembly protein; amino-acid sequence: MAKQTKLMRIVGSIALLTGLALAAFWVRGAGSTATLAISQVPLTITTPARPQVVIAVTNSQSMDGSTITYCNGTGNSNANCSNGFSTTYTGRGGALMTGSGAVSGLTGSSSPTNYPVPSGFTPPISGGAAGSSQPYTSTVSLGRLGDNSPSRLNVAKAGILSILNTYLATTDFALLSYQVSNPTLNTTWVYYMSPPLGFGFTATPFANSYVDSVINPCYNYLSLGILFSTIKVNCAAMALGMGISGVTMSLAPYMTVAATSDDASINDVLYSTSNQAPIFLTYGIVSPSNPYTYYTLNNYKSGSVSVSYSAVAPGGLFNYWATSPTNAGYVPYSPGVMYVQRGWGYSGSQSYSAAKSNVAMTSLGSTPSSSAITTSYNTFSPYLQPETNSASTTEIKSSAGQSPIYALLKTAQTSFTSSSSSSGCTSQKYVVLVTDGLPTQDKSGNLWPPVGSAAAAGYGVTASFNADGSLNTSGTNSQALLDTITQIQTLASSGIKTYVIGLGAGVAPAENPTAAKALTAMAVAGGTGSYYPAVNAGAFSTALGAILVQIQKGSYDQASVALNSATLSTGSQAFLASFNPSDTPNSDWTGNLSAYSLGSSGSLNVGTSALWQAQTQVDTFSSGSAWQNSRLIATWDGVNKKGVPFEWPASVTASGINSVQQAQLQPTDLKGSLRLNYLRGDKSQEVQNGGGFRNRSHLLGDIIDSSPIYVAKPNGPYVDSSYQTFINNNASRTPILYVGANDGMLHAFNATTGNEQFAFVPNGVFSNLYQLTATSYNNNHMYFVDGTPQVGDVMFSDNSWHTIVTGGLGGGGQTVYGLDVTTPSNLTTEAAVASSVLWEFSDSGMGYSYGRPTIARINASPGFAVFFGNGYASSLNHAIFYAVNPQTGATLAKIDLCTVVASACSSSAPQGLSGVVAINSSGNASAAVDTVYAGDLQGNMWVINISNANPANWSARLLFSATDSSGNRQPITSAPAVTLNPNFPKQKGVMVFFGTGQLLTQSDLTNTNTQAFYGVYDNMTVSGLTPSNLLAQTETAVTTSQSGFSTTTVTSTTYNWQSPNPPLSCVVGSTCPTLYGWYYTLGFAGSGARALTDPQLFAGNVVYTTFTPSSTPCTSGGTSFLMSSNYITGAPPTQPFLDANGDGIVNSLDVYNQLPVSGVQLGSFFASTPAFVTSNQGGYSASILVGGGNSSSNGNCANGQLSCTTSSPSQQFYSWSGWWQIQ